Proteins found in one Planctomycetes bacterium MalM25 genomic segment:
- a CDS encoding type IV pilin biogenesis protein, which yields MNPNPILTVFALFALGVTIRMAMRMYYGVRGPASSDPAGLVLRVVALLFLLSAWVAVGGVFLIAGFVLSVVLGFSLTDLQLARRRRQQNAAWSIVNRAIEHGHPIQDMLRSNLGRFTGKIRSAILSCVNQLSNSALIETAIADNPNAFPPEAQACAALSTGGGLPLPKLARAARLEDKHQLGPILQGLFYLVMIGLAAVLIATFVMISIVPEFEKIFYEFGLDLPPITQSVVSASNWFVNYWYLPLAPLLLFLAPLWVICSIVCWLAPIGLVFYLFKKNVFFFTVIKKLFYPYWFLITWLSQLFYPWHRYRTLNLLAVTVEERMPMEEAVRRLGENADGVAHYPNALVRRRMDRAHDAIVAGGDWREALQSARLLSGADVQLLRAAEPAGNTPWALRSIASRQLGRAVFRYEAWRQGLFATLILLFGGLVAWFVIALFIPLVRLIEGLV from the coding sequence TTGAACCCGAATCCCATCCTCACCGTCTTCGCGTTGTTCGCCCTCGGGGTGACAATCCGGATGGCGATGCGCATGTACTACGGCGTGCGGGGTCCGGCGAGCAGCGACCCGGCGGGGCTAGTGCTGAGGGTCGTCGCGTTGCTGTTCTTGCTGAGCGCCTGGGTGGCGGTTGGCGGGGTGTTCCTCATCGCCGGCTTTGTTCTCTCCGTTGTGCTCGGTTTCTCTCTGACCGACTTGCAGCTAGCGCGTCGCCGCCGACAGCAGAACGCGGCCTGGTCGATCGTCAATCGGGCGATCGAGCACGGACACCCCATCCAGGACATGCTGCGGAGCAACCTCGGCCGGTTCACCGGGAAGATCCGTTCCGCCATCCTCTCATGCGTCAACCAACTTTCAAACTCAGCGCTGATCGAAACCGCGATCGCCGACAACCCCAACGCCTTCCCCCCCGAAGCACAGGCCTGCGCCGCTCTGTCGACGGGAGGGGGGCTGCCCCTACCGAAGCTAGCAAGAGCGGCCCGCCTTGAGGACAAGCACCAATTGGGGCCCATCCTTCAGGGGTTGTTCTATCTAGTCATGATCGGTCTCGCCGCAGTCTTGATCGCCACGTTCGTCATGATCTCGATCGTGCCGGAGTTCGAGAAGATCTTCTATGAGTTCGGACTCGACCTGCCCCCGATCACCCAAAGCGTGGTCTCTGCAAGCAACTGGTTCGTCAACTACTGGTACCTGCCATTGGCTCCATTGCTCCTTTTCCTAGCGCCTCTGTGGGTCATCTGCTCTATCGTTTGTTGGCTGGCGCCGATCGGCTTGGTTTTCTACCTGTTCAAGAAGAACGTTTTCTTCTTCACGGTGATCAAGAAGCTCTTCTATCCTTACTGGTTTCTGATCACGTGGCTCAGCCAGCTCTTCTACCCTTGGCATCGCTACCGCACCCTGAACCTTCTGGCGGTCACGGTCGAGGAGCGGATGCCCATGGAAGAAGCGGTCCGTCGCCTCGGCGAGAACGCCGACGGGGTGGCGCATTACCCGAACGCCCTCGTGCGGCGGCGGATGGACCGGGCCCACGACGCGATCGTCGCGGGCGGCGACTGGCGCGAAGCCCTGCAATCGGCGCGGCTGCTCAGCGGCGCCGACGTCCAGCTGCTCCGCGCCGCCGAGCCCGCCGGCAACACGCCGTGGGCGCTCCGCTCGATCGCCTCGCGCCAGCTCGGACGCGCCGTCTTCCGCTACGAGGCGTGGCGTCAAGGATTGTTCGCCACACTCATCCTCCTTTTCGGGGGCTTGGTCGCTTGGTTCGTCATCGCGCTGTTCATCCCGCTTGTGCGTCTGATCGAGGGCCTGGTATGA
- a CDS encoding putative major pilin subunit — protein MRPNPTPAPPRRGFTLVELLVVIAIIGILVALLLPAVQAAREAARRTHCQNNLRQLTIGVHNYEAAKEVYPVGSTNPTGPIRNLPAGDHKGWIARMLPYFGEQVRFKHMDWSVGAYHQANDRVRQSLIDVLMCPSGWNDEYPGSSYAGVHHDAEAPIDTTNNGMFILNQKLRMEDVQDGPSYTLLLGEKLMDGGSDLGWITGTPATLRNTGTPINQPFVPTATGTDETEPVEDEDEFGGRFGGEYGGGFGGGFGGGGPVPWYEPYGEEAYQSYSNNYWGDYEEEEPEEEAEPEDDKPRQVDPYLTTGGDPTFPLAVGGFGSPHPGGAQFAYADGSVRFIQEDINPKLLGQLANRADGEMIDQSY, from the coding sequence ATGAGGCCCAACCCGACCCCCGCCCCGCCGCGGCGGGGCTTCACGCTGGTCGAGCTGCTGGTGGTGATCGCCATCATCGGCATCCTGGTCGCGTTGTTGCTGCCCGCGGTCCAGGCCGCGCGCGAGGCGGCGCGGCGGACGCACTGCCAGAACAACCTGCGGCAGCTCACCATCGGCGTGCACAACTACGAGGCCGCCAAGGAGGTCTACCCGGTGGGCTCGACCAACCCGACCGGCCCGATCCGCAACCTCCCGGCAGGCGATCACAAAGGGTGGATCGCCCGCATGCTGCCCTACTTTGGCGAGCAGGTCCGTTTCAAGCACATGGACTGGTCGGTCGGCGCGTACCACCAAGCAAACGACCGGGTGCGGCAGTCGCTCATCGACGTGCTGATGTGCCCGAGCGGCTGGAACGACGAGTACCCCGGCTCGAGCTACGCCGGCGTGCACCACGACGCCGAGGCGCCGATCGACACGACCAACAACGGCATGTTCATCCTCAACCAGAAGCTCCGCATGGAGGACGTGCAAGACGGGCCGAGCTACACGCTCCTGCTCGGCGAGAAGCTGATGGACGGCGGAAGCGACCTCGGCTGGATCACCGGCACCCCCGCCACGCTCCGCAACACGGGCACGCCGATCAATCAACCCTTCGTGCCGACCGCCACGGGGACCGACGAGACCGAACCGGTCGAGGACGAGGACGAATTCGGTGGCAGATTCGGCGGTGAGTACGGGGGTGGATTCGGCGGCGGGTTCGGCGGCGGGGGACCCGTCCCCTGGTACGAGCCCTACGGCGAAGAGGCTTATCAAAGCTATAGCAACAACTACTGGGGCGATTACGAAGAGGAGGAGCCCGAAGAAGAAGCGGAACCCGAGGACGACAAGCCACGCCAAGTCGATCCCTACCTCACCACCGGGGGCGACCCGACCTTCCCCCTCGCGGTCGGCGGCTTCGGCAGCCCCCACCCGGGCGGCGCCCAGTTCGCCTACGCCGACGGCTCGGTCCGCTTTATCCAAGAAGACATCAACCCGAAGCTGCTCGGCCAGCTCGCCAACCGCGCGGACGGCGAGATGATCGACCAATCGTACTGA
- the fabG_2 gene encoding 3-oxoacyl-[acyl-carrier-protein] reductase FabG, translating into MNAPLASRTALITGSTRGLGKAIALELARRGARVAMNYFGNQEVADAAFAELQAVGGEHCLVRGDVTDEPSVDRLLAEITERIGPVDILVLNATCEQPELPIEEYDWAFCQRMVDFFFKSPFLLTKACLPHMKSQRWGRIVHLTSEVFAEARADFCPYVAAKGAQIGLAKSSAAELAPHGVTVNCVAPGWVPVERHADATEEDRAGYLASSPIGRFGTPADIAGAVAYLASEEAAFVNGASIDVNGGRTIG; encoded by the coding sequence ATGAACGCTCCACTCGCCAGCCGCACCGCCCTGATCACCGGCTCGACGCGTGGCCTGGGCAAGGCGATCGCTCTGGAGCTCGCCCGCCGCGGCGCCCGGGTCGCGATGAACTACTTCGGCAACCAAGAGGTCGCCGACGCGGCGTTTGCCGAGCTGCAAGCGGTTGGCGGCGAGCACTGCCTCGTGCGGGGCGACGTGACCGACGAGCCGAGCGTCGATCGGCTGCTGGCCGAGATCACGGAGCGGATCGGACCGGTCGATATCCTCGTGCTCAACGCGACCTGCGAGCAGCCCGAGCTGCCGATCGAAGAGTACGACTGGGCCTTCTGCCAACGGATGGTCGACTTCTTTTTCAAGAGCCCCTTCCTGCTCACCAAGGCGTGCCTGCCGCACATGAAGTCGCAGCGGTGGGGACGGATCGTCCACCTCACCAGCGAGGTCTTCGCCGAAGCCCGCGCTGACTTCTGCCCCTACGTCGCCGCCAAGGGGGCCCAGATCGGCCTGGCCAAGTCCAGCGCGGCCGAACTCGCACCGCACGGCGTTACGGTGAACTGCGTGGCCCCCGGCTGGGTGCCCGTCGAACGCCACGCCGACGCGACCGAGGAGGACCGCGCGGGCTACCTAGCGAGCAGCCCGATCGGCCGCTTCGGCACGCCGGCGGACATCGCCGGCGCGGTCGCCTACCTGGCGAGCGAAGAGGCGGCGTTCGTCAACGGCGCCTCGATCGACGTGAACGGCGGCCGGACCATCGGGTGA
- the mdaB gene encoding Modulator of drug activity B — MGVSWSFKRYLDHVYSAGMDGRLCSGDGRTRSDPSKQYGSGGKLTGKKYLMSLTFNAPRESFGDPAQTFFEGKTPDDLFWPMHLNFRFFGLEPLETFACYDVMKNAQIEQDFERFDAHLKKHLPTAE, encoded by the coding sequence ATGGGCGTCTCGTGGAGCTTCAAGCGCTACCTCGACCACGTCTACTCCGCCGGCATGGACGGGCGGCTCTGCTCGGGCGACGGCCGCACCCGCAGCGACCCCAGCAAGCAGTACGGCTCGGGCGGGAAGCTCACCGGCAAGAAGTACCTGATGTCGCTCACGTTCAACGCGCCTCGCGAGTCGTTCGGCGACCCGGCGCAGACCTTCTTCGAGGGGAAGACGCCGGACGATCTGTTCTGGCCGATGCACCTCAACTTCCGCTTCTTCGGCTTGGAGCCGCTCGAGACGTTCGCCTGCTACGACGTCATGAAGAACGCCCAGATCGAGCAGGACTTCGAGCGCTTCGACGCGCACCTCAAGAAGCACCTCCCGACGGCCGAGTGA
- the xcpT_18 gene encoding Type II secretion system protein G precursor, with translation MDTTSNRGSARRHRLGFTLVELLVVIAIIGILVALLLPAVQAAREAARRSQCKNQLKQMGLAALNHESTHGFLPSGGWGWQWSGDPDRGYDERQPGGWYYNILEYIEEGQVRELGSDGNAGAITAEQRIGTTQAAQTSISTFICPSRRGAEVYPYLHNSVQFNFTNPKPDVVARNDYAGNGGTLCNLTQWAWFGPNTSELATSSPNLSGFSPFILAKPSGTKPGGNGVVHAGGGLKLTKITDGTSKTFFVGEKYMYVQHYDDSLNAGNDQGWNQGWDHDNVRQTSYLTQNATSVAVLESRFAAATDWTEVVTPLTPVSDSYEFNESVREERFKSYRSFGSAHPGGCQFALCDGSVLTIAYGVDEYVYAAYGSRNGGEVTDGL, from the coding sequence TTGGATACTACAAGTAATCGCGGGTCGGCACGGCGTCATCGGTTGGGCTTCACGCTGGTGGAGCTGCTCGTGGTGATCGCCATTATCGGCATCTTGGTGGCCTTGCTGCTCCCCGCTGTGCAGGCGGCTCGTGAGGCGGCGCGGCGGTCGCAGTGCAAGAACCAGTTGAAGCAGATGGGCCTCGCCGCTTTGAACCACGAAAGCACCCATGGTTTTTTGCCCTCGGGCGGGTGGGGGTGGCAGTGGTCGGGTGACCCCGATCGGGGCTACGACGAGCGGCAGCCCGGTGGTTGGTACTACAACATTCTGGAGTACATCGAGGAGGGGCAGGTCCGAGAATTGGGCAGCGACGGGAATGCGGGAGCCATCACCGCGGAACAGCGGATCGGCACCACGCAAGCGGCCCAAACCTCGATCTCGACGTTTATCTGTCCCAGCCGCCGTGGGGCGGAGGTTTACCCCTACCTTCACAATAGTGTCCAGTTTAATTTCACCAATCCAAAGCCTGACGTGGTGGCACGGAACGACTACGCCGGGAATGGTGGCACGCTATGTAATCTAACCCAATGGGCGTGGTTTGGTCCTAACACGAGTGAGTTGGCGACCTCTTCCCCCAACCTGAGTGGATTCTCCCCGTTCATTCTGGCTAAGCCATCTGGCACGAAACCCGGCGGCAACGGGGTGGTTCATGCAGGCGGTGGGCTCAAGCTGACTAAGATCACGGATGGCACCTCGAAGACTTTCTTCGTGGGTGAGAAGTACATGTACGTCCAGCACTACGACGACTCTCTGAACGCGGGGAACGACCAGGGGTGGAACCAAGGTTGGGACCACGACAATGTGCGGCAGACTTCTTATCTCACGCAGAACGCCACTTCGGTTGCCGTGCTCGAATCGCGGTTCGCAGCCGCTACTGATTGGACCGAGGTTGTTACACCGCTCACGCCGGTTTCTGATTCGTACGAATTCAATGAAAGCGTTAGAGAGGAAAGATTCAAGAGCTATCGCTCGTTTGGCTCGGCTCACCCCGGCGGTTGCCAGTTCGCGTTGTGCGATGGTTCGGTGTTGACGATCGCCTACGGCGTGGACGAGTACGTCTACGCCGCTTACGGCTCGCGAAACGGTGGCGAGGTCACCGACGGGCTCTGA
- the sauU gene encoding putative sulfoacetate transporter SauU: MPSRYWFVVGTFALSVLLYVDRACISAAKESMVGDLALDEKQWAWVLAAFSLGYALFQTPGGWLADRFGPRVLLTSVVALWSVFTGLTGAAIGLTTLIVARFAFGAGEAGAFPGMARAAYSWIPMNERGLVQGINFSGSRFGGALALFVMPQLLAALGWRTTFATLMAIGFVWAIGWWLWFRDEPTQKSSVSPEELALIESGRQVTSEDQEHEAGDLTAGDLLRSGRMGLLCLQYFASNFTFFFCLTHWFPHLKSEFGLSSGAAGGYAAMPLVFGAFGNWFSGWLIDRLYRSGRWPLSRRLPAAIGFSLATAGVLMSMQQTEVLPAVLWFCVAIFGADMTLAPSWSCCMDIGQRHSGMVSGTMNMAGNVGGFITTLAYAYLKDWSGAQSTFFFVAAGLNAIAVVCWLLLDPRKPLSASGTGVDR; encoded by the coding sequence ATGCCTTCCCGCTACTGGTTCGTTGTCGGCACCTTTGCGCTCTCGGTGCTGCTTTACGTCGACCGGGCGTGCATCTCCGCGGCGAAGGAGTCGATGGTCGGCGACCTCGCCCTCGACGAGAAGCAATGGGCCTGGGTGCTCGCCGCCTTCTCGCTCGGCTACGCGCTCTTTCAGACCCCTGGCGGTTGGCTGGCGGACCGCTTCGGTCCGCGGGTGCTGCTGACCTCGGTGGTCGCACTCTGGTCGGTCTTCACGGGCCTCACCGGCGCTGCGATCGGCCTCACGACCCTGATAGTTGCCCGCTTCGCTTTCGGCGCAGGCGAAGCGGGAGCGTTCCCCGGGATGGCGCGGGCCGCTTACTCGTGGATCCCGATGAACGAGCGCGGGTTGGTCCAGGGGATCAACTTCTCCGGATCTCGGTTCGGCGGCGCGTTGGCCCTCTTTGTTATGCCGCAGCTGCTCGCCGCGTTGGGGTGGCGCACCACGTTCGCGACGCTCATGGCCATTGGCTTCGTCTGGGCGATCGGCTGGTGGCTCTGGTTTCGCGACGAACCTACTCAGAAGTCCTCAGTGAGCCCCGAAGAGCTCGCTCTCATCGAATCTGGGCGGCAAGTTACCTCCGAGGACCAGGAGCATGAGGCGGGCGATCTTACCGCCGGCGACTTGCTGCGTTCGGGCCGGATGGGCTTGCTCTGCCTGCAGTACTTCGCATCGAACTTCACATTCTTTTTCTGCCTGACCCACTGGTTCCCGCACCTGAAGAGCGAGTTTGGCCTGAGCAGCGGCGCCGCCGGCGGCTACGCCGCCATGCCGCTCGTTTTCGGCGCGTTCGGCAACTGGTTCTCGGGCTGGCTGATCGACCGCCTCTATCGCTCGGGTCGCTGGCCTCTGTCTCGCCGATTGCCAGCCGCGATCGGCTTCTCGTTGGCGACCGCTGGCGTTTTGATGAGCATGCAACAGACCGAAGTCCTGCCGGCGGTGCTCTGGTTCTGTGTCGCGATCTTTGGTGCTGACATGACGCTGGCCCCGAGCTGGTCGTGCTGCATGGACATCGGACAACGACATTCCGGCATGGTCTCCGGCACGATGAACATGGCGGGCAACGTGGGAGGGTTCATCACGACGCTCGCCTACGCCTACCTGAAGGACTGGTCAGGCGCTCAGTCAACGTTCTTCTTCGTCGCCGCGGGGCTCAACGCGATCGCCGTCGTCTGCTGGCTGCTGCTCGACCCGCGCAAACCGCTCAGCGCTTCCGGCACGGGGGTTGATCGATGA
- the kynB gene encoding Kynurenine formamidase: MTPLRGITIGAGYFARFHFDAWRRMDDVVIEAVVDRDEARAREAAELVGASRWFTDAAEALDAVKPDFVDLATPPAGRLALVELCAGHGVDLISQKPLADDLKGAEAIVAAAKAAGVRLMVHENFRYQPWRRESKRLIDDGAIGEVHTITVRTRLGDGWGPDAYLSRQPYFREMPRLLIHETGVHFFDTFRYLAGEIDEVSATLRRMNPVIVGEDAALVTVRFASGAVGVWDCNRYNESTDENPRLTFGDTFIEGTEGSIRLDGAGRLYLKRLGEPETEHAYDWSNEGFAGDCVFATQRHFVERLRSGEPFETSGEDYLRSLAAVEAAYESDAAGRPVRVGAPRRIVDLTRPIDGDLPGVSIRPAKRLETDGWNATTLEMYSHSGTHMDAPCHFLPEGAKLDQQDLSVCCGPARVIDLTPTEPAELLTIERFQTAAGDAQSGERLLLRTDWHKRYPDESYRHALPRIGVELAEWFVERGVALLGVEPPSVADVNDLEEVTAIHRILFEGGVLIVEGLCGLDTLKSDRVELIALPLRIVDGDGSPVRAIAIES, from the coding sequence ATGACCCCCCTGAGAGGCATCACGATCGGCGCGGGGTACTTTGCGCGCTTCCATTTCGACGCTTGGCGACGGATGGACGACGTCGTCATCGAGGCGGTTGTCGATCGCGACGAAGCCCGAGCACGCGAGGCGGCCGAGCTGGTCGGCGCCTCGCGGTGGTTCACCGACGCGGCTGAAGCGCTCGACGCCGTGAAGCCCGACTTCGTCGACCTGGCGACGCCCCCCGCGGGGCGTCTCGCGCTCGTGGAGCTGTGCGCTGGCCACGGTGTCGACCTGATCAGCCAGAAGCCGCTGGCCGACGATTTGAAGGGCGCCGAAGCGATCGTCGCCGCCGCGAAGGCGGCCGGCGTCCGGCTGATGGTTCACGAGAACTTCCGCTACCAACCTTGGCGCCGCGAATCGAAGCGACTGATCGACGACGGGGCCATCGGCGAAGTCCACACGATCACCGTCCGCACACGGCTGGGCGACGGCTGGGGACCCGACGCGTACCTCTCGCGTCAGCCCTACTTCCGCGAGATGCCCCGGCTGCTCATCCACGAGACGGGCGTCCACTTCTTCGACACCTTCCGCTACCTCGCCGGCGAGATCGACGAGGTCTCCGCCACCCTCCGCCGGATGAACCCGGTGATCGTGGGCGAGGACGCGGCGCTGGTCACGGTGCGGTTCGCCTCGGGCGCGGTCGGCGTGTGGGACTGCAACCGTTACAACGAATCGACCGACGAGAACCCGCGACTCACCTTCGGCGACACGTTCATCGAAGGGACTGAGGGCTCGATCCGACTCGACGGGGCAGGGCGCCTGTACCTCAAACGGCTGGGCGAACCGGAGACCGAGCACGCCTACGATTGGAGCAACGAGGGCTTCGCCGGCGACTGCGTCTTCGCGACGCAGCGGCACTTTGTCGAGCGGCTCCGCTCGGGCGAGCCGTTCGAGACCTCCGGTGAGGATTACCTGCGTTCGCTCGCGGCCGTGGAAGCCGCTTACGAATCCGACGCCGCTGGGCGCCCCGTGCGGGTCGGCGCGCCACGGCGGATCGTCGATCTCACGCGTCCCATCGACGGCGACCTGCCGGGGGTCTCCATCCGCCCCGCCAAGCGGCTAGAAACCGACGGCTGGAACGCGACGACGCTCGAGATGTACTCGCACAGCGGCACCCATATGGACGCGCCGTGCCACTTCCTGCCGGAGGGCGCCAAGCTCGACCAGCAGGACCTGTCGGTCTGCTGCGGCCCGGCGCGCGTGATCGACCTCACGCCGACCGAGCCGGCCGAGCTGCTCACCATCGAACGCTTCCAAACCGCCGCGGGGGACGCCCAATCGGGCGAGCGTCTGCTGCTGCGGACCGACTGGCACAAACGCTACCCGGATGAGTCGTACCGCCACGCGCTGCCTCGGATCGGCGTCGAGCTGGCCGAGTGGTTCGTCGAGCGAGGCGTCGCCCTGCTAGGCGTCGAGCCCCCTTCGGTGGCCGATGTGAACGACCTCGAAGAAGTTACCGCGATTCATCGGATCTTGTTCGAGGGCGGCGTGTTGATTGTTGAAGGGCTTTGCGGGCTGGACACGCTGAAGAGCGATCGCGTTGAGCTGATCGCCTTGCCGTTGCGGATCGTTGACGGGGACGGCTCGCCCGTCCGCGCCATCGCCATCGAAAGCTGA
- the fucA gene encoding L-fuculose phosphate aldolase → MTEDQAREQIILHGESLHRRGFGVGSSGNLSVRVGDRYVMTPTNACLGRLDPERLSLLDADGEHLAGDAPTKESFLHLATYGKRPKDTAIVHLHSTYSVAVSCLAEVNQEDVLPPLTAYYVMRVGRLPLVPYYPPGDKTLADAVAKLADKHHAILLANHGPIVAGTSLDRAAYAMEELEETAKLHLLLQGHATQPLTPAQVDDLRARFPN, encoded by the coding sequence ATGACCGAAGACCAGGCGCGCGAACAGATCATCCTGCACGGCGAGTCGCTCCACCGGCGTGGCTTCGGGGTCGGCTCGTCGGGCAACCTGAGCGTGCGCGTCGGCGACCGCTACGTGATGACGCCCACGAACGCTTGCCTCGGTCGGCTCGACCCCGAGCGGCTCTCGCTGCTCGACGCCGACGGCGAGCACCTGGCGGGCGACGCGCCGACCAAGGAATCGTTCCTCCACCTAGCGACCTACGGCAAGCGGCCCAAGGACACGGCGATCGTGCACCTGCACTCGACCTACTCGGTCGCCGTCTCGTGCCTCGCGGAGGTGAACCAGGAGGATGTCCTCCCGCCGCTGACGGCGTACTACGTGATGCGTGTCGGCAGGTTACCGCTCGTGCCGTACTACCCGCCGGGCGACAAGACGCTCGCCGACGCGGTCGCGAAGCTGGCGGACAAGCACCACGCGATCCTGCTGGCGAACCACGGGCCGATCGTCGCTGGCACGAGCCTCGACCGGGCGGCCTACGCGATGGAAGAGCTCGAAGAGACCGCCAAGCTGCACCTGTTGCTCCAAGGCCACGCCACCCAACCCCTCACCCCGGCGCAGGTCGATGACCTCCGCGCCCGCTTCCCCAACTGA
- the lsrG gene encoding Autoinducer 2-degrading protein LsrG: MYVVLVKFRLAPDFVDAFRPLVLAQAVNSLEREEGCRRFDVAFDPDEPTACLLYELYDDRAAFDTHLKTGHFKRFDADVSAGVLSKDITFWTLYN; the protein is encoded by the coding sequence ATGTACGTCGTGCTCGTTAAGTTCCGCCTCGCCCCCGACTTCGTTGACGCGTTCCGCCCGCTGGTGCTGGCGCAGGCCGTCAACTCGCTCGAGCGCGAGGAGGGCTGCCGGCGGTTTGACGTGGCCTTTGATCCGGACGAACCGACCGCCTGCCTGCTTTACGAACTGTACGACGACCGCGCCGCCTTCGACACGCACCTGAAAACGGGCCACTTCAAGCGGTTCGACGCCGACGTGTCGGCGGGAGTGCTCAGCAAGGACATAACCTTCTGGACCCTGTATAACTGA
- the hicd gene encoding Homoisocitrate dehydrogenase, translated as MTRLSNRRSLHSRLTPANASSMRTYKIALLPGDGIGPEILDASLPPIEKAVAAAGGLRLEYTRHEAGAELFRRSGVALPDETLADCLAADAVLLAAIGMPDVRKPDGTEVQPEMMVGLRRAMGLHSAARPVKLYPGVRTPLADPGAGIDLVIVRENLEGLFASYGGGSIVEDQVATDTIVVTREGTAKVVDFAFRLARRRKGRPLDGKPRVTCVDKANVFRSFAFFRKVFFDVAKQYDDITADSAYVDAMCLYLLNHPDAYDVLVMENQFGDILSDLTGGLVGGLGMAPSGEIGADKALFQPSHGSAPDIAGQGVANPAAMILSAAMMLEWLAAEQKDPQASEAARLLDDAVATALTDPRNHTRDLGGEATTRTFADAVTAALPG; from the coding sequence ATGACTCGCCTCTCCAACCGCCGCTCCCTCCATTCGCGTCTGACGCCCGCCAACGCATCCTCTATGCGCACTTATAAGATCGCTCTGCTGCCTGGCGATGGGATCGGGCCCGAGATCCTGGACGCCTCGCTGCCGCCGATCGAGAAGGCCGTGGCGGCCGCGGGCGGCCTGCGGTTGGAATACACGCGGCACGAGGCCGGCGCGGAACTGTTTCGCCGCAGCGGTGTCGCCCTGCCGGATGAGACCCTCGCCGACTGTCTCGCGGCCGACGCGGTCCTCCTCGCCGCGATCGGCATGCCCGACGTCCGCAAGCCGGACGGCACCGAGGTGCAGCCCGAGATGATGGTCGGCCTCCGCCGCGCCATGGGGCTCCACTCGGCGGCCCGGCCCGTGAAGCTCTACCCCGGCGTCCGCACGCCGCTGGCCGACCCGGGCGCGGGGATCGACCTGGTGATCGTCCGCGAGAACCTGGAGGGCCTGTTCGCCTCGTACGGCGGGGGCTCGATCGTCGAGGACCAGGTGGCGACCGATACGATCGTCGTCACGCGTGAGGGGACGGCCAAAGTGGTCGATTTCGCCTTCCGCCTCGCCCGCCGACGGAAAGGCCGGCCGCTCGACGGGAAGCCGCGGGTCACGTGCGTCGACAAGGCGAACGTCTTCCGCAGCTTCGCCTTCTTCCGCAAGGTCTTCTTCGATGTCGCCAAGCAGTACGACGACATCACGGCCGACTCCGCGTACGTCGACGCGATGTGCCTCTACCTCCTGAACCATCCCGACGCGTACGACGTGCTCGTCATGGAAAACCAGTTCGGCGACATCCTGTCCGATCTGACCGGCGGGCTGGTCGGCGGGCTCGGCATGGCGCCCTCGGGCGAGATCGGCGCCGACAAAGCGCTGTTCCAGCCGTCGCACGGCTCGGCGCCCGACATCGCGGGGCAGGGGGTCGCCAACCCGGCCGCGATGATCCTCTCAGCGGCCATGATGCTCGAGTGGCTCGCCGCCGAGCAGAAGGACCCGCAGGCTTCTGAGGCCGCCCGGCTGCTCGACGACGCCGTGGCGACCGCCCTGACCGACCCGCGCAACCACACGCGCGACCTGGGCGGCGAGGCGACCACCCGCACCTTCGCCGACGCCGTCACCGCCGCGTTGCCCGGCTGA